AATTGAGCTTACATTACAATCATCAGTAAAGATCCATACGGTAGGTTTGTAGGCAAAATAGAAGTAGGACAAAAAGATTTAGCATCTGAATTATTAAAAAACGGATTAGCTATTTTAAGATATTTTCAAGTAGATAAACCCAAGAAAAAATATTATTATCCGAACTATAAAAACTTATATACAGATTATATTAACCTTCAAAATGAAGCAAAAGATAAAAAAATTAATGTATGAGCTGAGAAAATAAGAAGCATATATGGAATAAATATTTCTTAATTATTCTTGAATATATTTTAAAAATACACTTGCAAATGTAGCAATTTCTTGTGTGTAATCTTCAATAACTTTAAAATCTATTTTAGAAAGTAAAATATCAAATTCTTGAGCTTTTTCTCTTGTATTTTTGTATTTACTTTCTACAGTATTGCTTGAGTCTTGCTCAATAAAGTCAAAACTTTTGAATGAATGGATATGAAAATTTCATAAATCTTTTGAACTAAAGTATCAGTGACTAAAATCATAAAAATTGAAATTATTTTGTTGTTCTTGTTTTATTATTGACTGAAAAATTTGAATATATAAATTTGATGTTTTTATTTTGTTTTTATAAAAGCTTCAACTTTTTAATTTATCTATCCCTCTGTGTTTATACTTTTTATTAAACATAAAAACTTTTAATACTTTCGTTAAATAAACATATCTGGTTTCTTGATTTGAAAAGTCGATTTTTGTATTTGGTAAAATTATTAAACTAAATAATTCTTGAAACTTAGCTATATCGTCTTTGTATAAAATCAAGAATCTTACTAAAATAAGCTCATTTAAATATTCATATAAAGCTCTAATACCTACACTTAAAGAATTAAAAAACAAAGTTGATTGAGAGTTTATTTTAAGTTGTTGTAAAATCAAAGAAAAACTTCAAATGTGACCAAAATCTTTTTGTTCTTCTAACTCTAACAAAGTAGTGTTAAAAAAATTGTCAAATTTTTGAATAAATTTTTTTCTCAAATCTATACTGTAATTTAATTTTTTACATTTTTCTAATTCTTCTTTTCCTTTTGTAATTCAAGAAGTTTTTGTCGATGGAGTAATACCTAAATAAAATGAAAATTTTTTTACAAAAATTTCTTTAATTGGAAAGATATGTTCATTTTCTTTGAATAATTTAAATAACAAGTTATAAATATTTGTAATGTCTACTTTTATTTGAGATTCATTAATTAAATTTTTCTTATTTTTATTATATTTTAGATTAAAAATTTCTTCTACTTTAAATTCTGAATGTGCTTCTTTTATAAGTTCTTTTAAAATTTTTTTAGTGTTTTTAATACTTATAACTTCAACATCTTTATGAATTAAAATGTCTAAAATTTCATCTTGATTTTCAAAGCCTATTTTTAAAATATTTTCTATAAAAATAAAGTCTAAATAAAAATCTCAAATATCTTCTTTTTGAACATTTAAAAAATCCAAAATGTTAGTAGTAATTTGTTCATTTTTCATTAATTGCTCTTTAGTGGCGATATTATTAGCAACTAATATGTTATAAATATCTAAAATTTTTTTACCATAAGTAAAATTTAAAACGCAATTGTAATTTTTTTCTTGATTATTATTTAAAAATTTAGCAATTTCTTTTTGTTTTAAACAAGATTCAACTTTAATTTTTTTTATAGTTTCAAAGGAAAAATGATACTTTTTAATATTAAAATTAATTTCCTCTAAAAAGGTTAAAATTTGATTTTTTATTGTAGTATCAATGATCATATCTTGAATAAGTCTTTTAAAAATTTGACCTTTACTTATAAATTTTAATGCAGAAATTAATCTGTTTCCCTTTAATACTACATACTTATTTTCTTGTGCTAAAACGATAATTTTGCTTCATTTTTCTTCATAACCGTGCGTTAATATAGAAAAAACTAGTTGTTTGAAATTATTAAATATTTTCAAATTTATCGTAGTAAGATTGCTTGTAATATAACTATTAAAACCCATTGATTTTAGAATCTCTTGAAATTCTAAATAATCGTTATAAAACACATTAGCTTTTTTTATTTCTTCGAAAATATTATTCTGGAGAAAGTTAAGATTAGTGTGTCTTAAATTACTTAAATTAATTTGTAAATTTTCAAGTGTTACTAACTTCATTTTTGTTCCTATTTTGAAAATAATTTGATTTTTTTGAAAATATGTATAATTATAACAATTGCGTGTTTGAACAGCTTAAAATTAGTAAATGTTCGCTTTAAAAAACTTAGATAAATTTTTTAAAAAACACGAAATGGAGACATATATTTAATGTTAAAAAGAAGACAATTATCTGTGTCTGAATCAGTTGGAAAAGGACATCCAGATAAAATATGTGATCAAATTAGCGATAGTATTTTAGATGCTATTTTAGCTAAAGATCCAAACTCAAGAGTAGCTGTTGAAGTTATGGCTTCAAACAGATTAATAATTATTGGTGGTGAAGTTTCCACTAAAGCATATGTAGATTTAGTAAAAATTGCTTGAAAAGTTGTCTTTGCAATAGGTTATAATGAAAATGACTTTACTATTATTTCTAATGTAAATACTCAAAGCGTTGATATTGCTCAAAAAGTAGATAAATCTAACGATTTAGGAGCTGGAGATCAAGGTGTTGTTTATGGTTATGCTTGTTCAGAAACCAAGGAATTTTTCCCTCTTTCAGCTTCACTTGCGCACTCACTAACTAAATACGCTGAAGAACTAAGATCTAAGAAAAAATTTCCTTGAGCAAAAGCTGATATGAAATCACAAGTAGAAGTAGATTTTAGTAACTGAGAAAAACCAAGAATAGTTAAAATGTTAATGTCTGTTCAACACGAAGAAAAATTTAATTTTAAAAAATTCAAAGAATTTATTCATACAAATATAATGCAAAAAGTAGCAAAAGATTACAATTTAAACCTTGATTTTGAAGCAATTATTAATCCTGGAGGTAAATTTGTAATAGGTGGGACTATTGGTGATACAGGTCTTACAGGAAGAAAAATTATTGTAGATTCTTATGGAGATAGAGCTCATCATGGAGGTGGTGCTTTTAGCGGAAAAGACTATACAAAAGTAGATCGTTCTGGAGCTTATTTTGCAAGATGAATAGCAAAAAATTTAGTTGCAGCTGGTGTAGCAAAAGAATTAGAAATTCAACTTTCCTTTGCAATAGGATTTAGTCAGCCAACTTCTATTTCTGTAGAACAACTTCAAGTTGGAAAATTTAGTGAAGAACAAATTTTAGAATGTATAAAACACGTTTTTAACACAAGTGTTAAAGGATTTGTAGAAGACTTGCAATTAAGACAGCCAATTTACAAACAAACAGCAACATTTGGTCATTTTGGAAGAAGTGATTTAGACTTACCTTGAGAAAGACTTAATAAAGTAGAAGAAATTAAAAGATTTTTAAAAATCTAAAAATTTTAAATTTATAGTAAAATTTCTCTATGTTTTCAAAAAAATGGAAAATTTTTTTAGCCAACATTAGTACAATTAGTACTAGTGCTGTGCTTTTTTCTTGTCAAACAAATGATAATTTAGAAAAACAAAAACTTCTTGATGAGATAATTCAAATTCCTTTATTTATTGAAGGACAAGATTATATTAAAGTAAAAAATCTAGAAAATCAAGATTTAGGTTTAAATCTACTTGATTATTCATTGTTTTATTATGGACGTGAATTAAACCAAAATACTTTTGAAAAAGGTATAAAAAATAAAGATATTGATCCTAACTCTACAGAAACAGATCCAACTATAAAAACTTCTAACAATAATGATGTTTTAATAGGTTATTCTTATCATGGAATTTCAGAACTAAAATCAAGTGAATTTCTACAAAAATGAAAGGAAAATGAAGATAAAAATAACATTTGATTTTGAAAATATGGTGATGGTTTTTATATAAATAATCCATTTTTTACTAAATATAATTTATTTTCACAATCATTAGGTTTGCAAACAAATCCGGCAGTTGAACAATCAGTTGGTTCTTTAGGAACTTTTTGATGAAACATTGATTATTCAAAATTATCTTCACTTCCTTTTGATTCTAATTTCCAAAGAAAAAAAGAATTACTAGCTAAACTTGATAAATATACTATAACAAAAGAAAGAGAAGTTTTTGATTTTGATGATAAGCCTGACAATGCAGGTGATTTAAATAAAAAAGACTTGAAAAAGAAGGTAAATCAAGCATTTAAAGTTCAATTAAGAGCTTCTTTTGAATTTGA
This Mycoplasma sp. 1654_15 DNA region includes the following protein-coding sequences:
- the metK gene encoding methionine adenosyltransferase; translation: MLKRRQLSVSESVGKGHPDKICDQISDSILDAILAKDPNSRVAVEVMASNRLIIIGGEVSTKAYVDLVKIAWKVVFAIGYNENDFTIISNVNTQSVDIAQKVDKSNDLGAGDQGVVYGYACSETKEFFPLSASLAHSLTKYAEELRSKKKFPWAKADMKSQVEVDFSNWEKPRIVKMLMSVQHEEKFNFKKFKEFIHTNIMQKVAKDYNLNLDFEAIINPGGKFVIGGTIGDTGLTGRKIIVDSYGDRAHHGGGAFSGKDYTKVDRSGAYFARWIAKNLVAAGVAKELEIQLSFAIGFSQPTSISVEQLQVGKFSEEQILECIKHVFNTSVKGFVEDLQLRQPIYKQTATFGHFGRSDLDLPWERLNKVEEIKRFLKI